The Miscanthus floridulus cultivar M001 chromosome 17, ASM1932011v1, whole genome shotgun sequence genome has a window encoding:
- the LOC136516964 gene encoding ER lumen protein-retaining receptor A-like: protein MNAFRFLGDMTHLFSVLVLLLKIYATKSCSGVSRKTQELYMLVFVARYLDLFTDYVSLYNSVMKVVFITSSAAIVWFMRRHPHVRRTYDKEQDTFRHAVLIAASLMLALMFHERFTFREICWAFSIYLEAVAILPQLVLLQRSRNVDNLTGQYVFFLGAYRAFYILNWIYRYFTEGHHSRWIPWLAGLVQTALYADFFYYYFLSWKNNVKLELPA from the exons ATGAACGCCTTCCGGTTCCTCGGGGACATGACCCACCTCTTCtcggtcctcgtcctcctcctcaagATCTACGCCACCAAGTCCTGCTCAG GGGTGTCGAGGAAGACGCAGGAGCTGTACATGTTGGTGTTCGTCGCGAGGTACCTGGACCTCTTCACGGACTACGTCTCGCTCTACAACTCGGTGATGAAGGTGGTGTTCATCACCAGCTCGGCGGCGATCGTGTGGTTCATGCGCCGCCACCCGCATGTGCGGAGGACGTACGACAAGGAGCAGGACACCTTCCGCCATGCGGTGCTCATCGCCGCATCATTGATGCTCGCGCTGATGTTCCACGAGCGGTTCACCTTCCGCGAG ATATGCTGGGCTTTTTCAATCTATTTGGAGGCAGTGGCCATTCTCCCACAGTTAGTGTTGCTCCAGAGAAGCAGAAATGTGGATAACTTAACTGGACAATATGTTTTCTTCCTTGG GGCCTACCGTGCATTTTACATTCTAAACTGGATTTACCGTTATTTCACGGAGGGTCATCACAGCAGATGGATCC CTTGGCTTGCTGGTTTGGTGCAAACAGCTCTGTATGCAGATTTCTTTTACTATTATTTCTTAAG TTGGAAGAACAATGTTAAGCTCGAGTTGCCTGCATGA